From Candidatus Neomarinimicrobiota bacterium, the proteins below share one genomic window:
- a CDS encoding transposase, with amino-acid sequence MQYNREKHHRHSIRLPGYDYSKPGAYFVTICTQNRECLFGEIVVGEMVLNDAGWMVNIVWDEMQNNYPGVETDEFIIMPNHIHGIIVLVGAGPRACPDNGQPQITGQPQITGQPQITGQPQGVAPTLSLPDVVHRFKTMTTKRYTDGVKQNGWPPYPGKLWQRNYWEHIIRDEHELNRIRQYIRNNPMNWKNDDHFDK; translated from the coding sequence ATGCAATACAATCGTGAAAAACACCACCGCCATTCCATTCGTCTGCCGGGATATGATTATTCCAAACCGGGGGCGTATTTTGTCACCATTTGCACCCAAAACCGGGAATGTTTGTTTGGGGAAATTGTGGTCGGTGAAATGGTGTTGAATGATGCGGGGTGGATGGTCAATATTGTCTGGGATGAAATGCAAAATAATTACCCCGGTGTTGAAACCGATGAATTTATTATCATGCCGAATCATATACATGGAATCATTGTCCTCGTGGGGGCAGGCCCCCGTGCCTGCCCTGATAATGGGCAACCACAAATTACCGGGCAACCACAAATTACCGGGCAACCACAAATTACCGGGCAACCACAGGGGGTTGCCCCTACGTTGTCATTACCGGATGTTGTGCATCGATTCAAAACCATGACCACAAAACGATATACGGATGGTGTTAAACAAAATGGTTGGCCGCCATATCCCGGGAAATTGTGGCAACGCAATTATTGGGAACACATTATTCGTGATGAACATGAATTAAACCGCATTCGTCAATATATCCGCAACAATCCCATGAATTGGAAAAATGATGATCATTTTGACAAATGA
- a CDS encoding DUF2971 domain-containing protein, with amino-acid sequence MKCLFSKNGDINPIDEHLNKVPTILYKYRSFDPCGYSLKLASKGEVFFASAKDFNDPFDNYFIPKSELENLDGDSLDYILRKKAKQFYKDASDNFIEKMVEKGKRRLKEFQINKRPIMKQLLNKQYSSFGICSLSANPKSLPMWAYYGDSHKGLCIGIKTSTIAQHQRYLIKSNILLMLHKVFYTKKIPIVHFGINTNFDNDKEILKTLYTKSINWKHEEEYRLIFEKYFSKSYLFGTDAIAEVIIGNRANKKNIISLLKELKESNSNAVVKREICSESEYKIDFKIMKID; translated from the coding sequence GTGAAATGCTTATTTAGTAAAAATGGCGATATTAATCCAATTGATGAGCATTTGAATAAAGTTCCAACGATACTTTATAAATATCGTTCCTTTGATCCATGTGGCTATAGTTTAAAACTTGCATCGAAAGGGGAGGTCTTTTTCGCAAGTGCAAAAGACTTTAATGATCCTTTTGATAATTATTTTATACCTAAGAGTGAATTAGAAAACCTTGATGGAGATTCTTTAGATTATATTCTTCGTAAGAAAGCAAAACAATTCTATAAAGATGCAAGTGATAATTTTATAGAAAAAATGGTTGAAAAAGGAAAAAGACGACTTAAGGAATTTCAAATAAATAAGCGTCCAATAATGAAACAACTTTTAAATAAACAATATAGTTCATTTGGCATTTGTTCTCTTTCGGCCAACCCAAAATCGTTGCCTATGTGGGCATATTATGGGGATTCTCATAAAGGTTTATGTATTGGAATAAAAACTTCTACAATTGCTCAGCATCAAAGATATTTAATTAAATCAAATATATTGTTAATGCTTCATAAAGTGTTTTATACTAAAAAGATTCCAATTGTACATTTTGGAATAAATACAAACTTTGATAATGATAAAGAGATTTTAAAGACCCTATATACTAAATCTATAAATTGGAAACATGAAGAGGAATATAGATTGATTTTTGAAAAATATTTTTCAAAAAGTTATTTATTTGGGACGGATGCAATTGCTGAAGTAATAATCGGTAATCGGGCAAATAAAAAGAACATCATTTCTTTATTAAAAGAACTAAAAGAATCAAATTCCAATGCAGTAGTTAAGAGAGAAATTTGCTCAGAATCTGAATATAAAATTGATTTTAAAATAATGAAAATAGATTAA